The stretch of DNA TTCTATTTAATGTTATAACCAATCTTTTAAATAATCACACTGCAAAATTGATGCGGTATCACCATAATTATAAAGTGAACCTTGATCCATAATCGCAACTTGACTTGCCAATTTTTTAACTTCATTAATATTGTGTGTCACGTAAATAATGGGAATATTAATTTCATTAACCAAATGCTGAATATAAGTGATAAGTTCTTTTTTTCGTGGCATATCAAGGGCTGATAGCGGTTCATCCATCAATAACAATTGAGGATTGGTTAAGAGTGCTCGGCCGATCGCAACACGCTGTTTTTCACCGCCCGAAAGCATGGCTGGATAGCGATGTAGTAAATGGCGGATATTGAGTACTTTTACAATTTCATCAAAGCGCTGCTGCATGGATTGATGCATACCGTAATTCAAATTTTTTATTACTTTATAATGCGGAAACAACAGCGGATCTTGAAAAACAGTACCAATACCGCGTTGCTGCGCACAGATAAACTGATTTCTTGCCGTATCAACAAGTAAACGATTATTTAGTTTTATAAAGCCATTATCGGGTTTAAGTAAGCCATTAATTAAATTTATGAGTGTTGATTTACCAGAACCAGACACACCTAAAATTGCCGTAATGCCTTGACAAGAAAGCGTTTGATTAAAGGTAAAGGTAAATGATGCAAGTTTTTTTTCAACATTAATTTCAAGCATATTTATCCTGCCAATTTCTTTTTATGCCAGCGGTTTAGCCATTCCGAGGTAATAAGGGCAATGAGTGAGATAACAATTGAAATAATGCAAAGACGCATTGCCGCATTTTCACCATTAGGCACTTGCAGTAGTGTATACATGGCTAATGGGATGGTCCTCGTTTCGCCTTGAATATTGGATACGAACGTGATGGTTGCACCAAATTCACCTAAGCACCTTGCAAAACCAAGTACAATCCCCATCAAAATACCCGGAAAGGCAAGTGGCAAAGTAATGCTGATAAATACGCGCCACCGATTAGCCCCCAGTGTCCGCGCGACATTTTCTAGACGGGTATCGATTGACTCAATCGCTAAACGAATCGAACGAACCACCAATGGAAATGCCACAATCGCTGACGCGAGCGCAGCACCTTTCCAATTAAAGCTAAAATTAATTCCTATTGTGTCATATAGCCACTCACCAATAATCCCGCGTCGGCCCATTGTTACAAGTAGTAAATAACCAAGTGCTACTGGCGGCAGAACTAAAGGCAAATGAATAATACTATCAAATAATGACTTACCCCAAAATTGGCAACGTGCGAGCAGCCATGCAACTAAAACTGCAACAGGTAAGCTAAAAATAATGGCAACACTGGCTAT from Orbaceae bacterium lpD04 encodes:
- the modC gene encoding molybdenum ABC transporter ATP-binding protein, whose product is MLEINVEKKLASFTFTFNQTLSCQGITAILGVSGSGKSTLINLINGLLKPDNGFIKLNNRLLVDTARNQFICAQQRGIGTVFQDPLLFPHYKVIKNLNYGMHQSMQQRFDEIVKVLNIRHLLHRYPAMLSGGEKQRVAIGRALLTNPQLLLMDEPLSALDMPRKKELITYIQHLVNEINIPIIYVTHNINEVKKLASQVAIMDQGSLYNYGDTASILQCDYLKDWL
- the modB gene encoding molybdate ABC transporter permease subunit, translating into MILTEYELQVLLLSLKIASVAIIFSLPVAVLVAWLLARCQFWGKSLFDSIIHLPLVLPPVALGYLLLVTMGRRGIIGEWLYDTIGINFSFNWKGAALASAIVAFPLVVRSIRLAIESIDTRLENVARTLGANRWRVFISITLPLAFPGILMGIVLGFARCLGEFGATITFVSNIQGETRTIPLAMYTLLQVPNGENAAMRLCIISIVISLIALITSEWLNRWHKKKLAG